The Shewanella sp. NFH-SH190041 genome has a window encoding:
- the metF gene encoding methylenetetrahydrofolate reductase — MAFHHAQLAQSLNQSLADLQGDINVSFEFFPPATEEMSQLLWRSVDRLAPLNPKFVSVTYGANSGVRDRTHDVITRIQRDTSLQAAPHLTVIDAPDCELAALAQQYWQSGVRSIVALRGDVPSGCERPKRYASDLVRLLKGVADFDISVAAYPEVHPEAANAQADLINLKRKIDAGANRAITQFFFDIEAYLRFRDRCVSAGIEAEIIPGILPVTNFTQLQRFAGQTRVSLPRWLAQQFEGLEQDSVTRQLVGANVAIDMVKVLSREGIKDFHFYTLNRAELTYAICHTLGIRPTAGD, encoded by the coding sequence ATGGCATTTCATCATGCACAGTTGGCTCAGTCTCTGAATCAGAGTCTGGCGGATTTACAGGGCGATATTAATGTGTCTTTTGAGTTTTTTCCGCCAGCCACTGAGGAAATGTCGCAGCTACTGTGGCGTTCGGTGGATCGTCTGGCACCGTTAAATCCGAAATTTGTCTCTGTGACTTATGGAGCAAATTCTGGGGTGAGGGATCGTACCCATGATGTCATTACCCGCATTCAACGAGATACTTCGTTGCAGGCTGCACCGCACTTGACCGTGATTGATGCACCTGACTGCGAGTTAGCCGCGTTAGCCCAGCAGTATTGGCAATCCGGAGTACGGAGTATTGTGGCTCTACGTGGGGATGTACCTTCTGGCTGTGAGCGCCCTAAACGTTATGCCAGTGATTTAGTGCGACTGCTTAAAGGGGTGGCAGATTTTGATATTTCAGTAGCAGCCTACCCGGAGGTTCATCCCGAGGCAGCAAATGCCCAAGCAGATTTGATTAATCTTAAGCGTAAAATTGATGCTGGGGCCAATCGGGCTATTACGCAGTTTTTCTTTGATATTGAAGCTTATCTGCGTTTTCGTGATCGCTGCGTCAGCGCCGGAATCGAGGCTGAAATCATCCCTGGCATTTTACCTGTCACTAATTTTACCCAGTTGCAGCGGTTTGCTGGCCAAACCCGGGTGTCTCTGCCACGTTGGTTAGCCCAGCAGTTTGAGGGGTTGGAGCAAGATTCCGTCACCCGGCAATTAGTGGGGGCCAATGTCGCGATTGATATGGTTAAGGTTTTGTCTCGAGAAGGGATTAAGGATTTTCATTTTTATACCCTGAATCGGGCAGAGCTGACCTATGCCATTTGTCATACATTAGGGATCCGGCCTACCGCTGGGGATTAG
- a CDS encoding HdeD family acid-resistance protein, whose amino-acid sequence MNSLDQLMLKTCQTSKNWGYITLLLGVLAIALPMVIGLAVTLLFALALISMGVIQLLAAWPGEIRRMNFRFVWAILTLVAGMYMVITPKVGLATLTLFIGSYFLVDGIANIAAALQQQHAHGRWAIALGGLSSLVMALVIVWLWPQSSEFVIGILIGLKLLVLGVTLLTVGRRVAQAVQSGQAGEKQINP is encoded by the coding sequence ATGAACTCGCTAGACCAATTGATGTTAAAAACCTGCCAAACCAGTAAAAACTGGGGCTATATCACTTTACTGCTTGGTGTATTGGCCATCGCATTACCCATGGTGATTGGTTTGGCTGTGACCTTACTTTTTGCGTTGGCACTGATTTCAATGGGTGTTATTCAATTGTTAGCAGCTTGGCCCGGGGAGATCCGGCGGATGAATTTCCGTTTTGTCTGGGCCATTCTGACTTTGGTTGCCGGTATGTATATGGTGATTACCCCTAAAGTTGGGCTGGCAACGTTAACACTGTTTATTGGCAGTTATTTTTTGGTCGATGGGATCGCCAATATTGCCGCAGCGTTGCAACAGCAACATGCGCATGGGCGCTGGGCTATCGCTTTGGGCGGCTTGTCTTCTTTAGTGATGGCACTCGTGATTGTCTGGCTATGGCCTCAATCTTCAGAATTTGTTATCGGCATTTTGATTGGGCTGAAGTTGTTAGTGCTAGGTGTGACACTACTGACCGTTGGTCGACGGGTTGCACAGGCTGTGCAGAGTGGTCAGGCCGGTGAGAAACAGATTAATCCCTAA
- a CDS encoding basic amino acid/polyamine antiporter, which produces MLADIRQWLDQLLNNTVNNISDNKLGLGALCALVIGSIIGAGVFSLPQNMAAVASPLAVMIGWGITGTGMIFLALTFQRLCLDKPEINTGVFGYAKAGFGDLIGFFSAWGYWLSAVLANVSYLVIIFSTLGLFFDTPQHVVFGEGNTLISAILASCFVWMIHFLLLRGVQTAAVINAVTTVAKLIPLLLFIVIVAFSFKLSTFTWDFSGLKSMPDKSLMSQIKDTMLFTVWVFIGVEGAVVVSSRARNRKDVGRATILGLLTTLFIYVMVSLLSMGVIKTPELAAMQNPSAAQVLQVVIGPVGLWIIGLGLIISVCGAYLSWTLLANESPYIGAKEKMFPSVFGKTNAKGTPKNILLVSNAVVQLVLVWVTIAGGTYDSLLNVASEMILVPYLFVAAYALKSGLQDGCRKRAFVGGMATLYGVWLLYAAGLHHLLLTSLLYMPGVVFYIMAKREYGENWFAGNNRWVILGLMAVSIGAALVIL; this is translated from the coding sequence ATGTTAGCTGATATCCGACAGTGGTTGGATCAACTTTTGAACAATACCGTGAACAATATTTCTGATAACAAACTTGGACTTGGCGCATTGTGCGCCCTGGTAATCGGCTCAATTATTGGTGCCGGTGTTTTCAGTTTGCCGCAAAACATGGCTGCAGTTGCCAGCCCCTTGGCCGTGATGATTGGTTGGGGGATTACAGGTACCGGCATGATTTTTCTGGCGTTAACTTTCCAGCGATTATGCTTGGATAAACCGGAAATCAATACGGGTGTATTTGGATACGCCAAGGCCGGATTTGGTGATTTGATTGGGTTTTTCTCCGCTTGGGGATACTGGCTCAGTGCTGTACTGGCAAATGTTTCCTATTTGGTGATTATTTTCAGTACCTTGGGGTTGTTTTTTGATACCCCACAGCATGTGGTATTTGGTGAGGGGAATACCCTGATATCGGCAATATTGGCATCCTGCTTTGTGTGGATGATCCATTTCCTGCTATTGCGTGGGGTGCAGACTGCGGCGGTTATCAATGCCGTCACGACAGTGGCCAAACTGATCCCGCTATTGCTGTTTATTGTGATTGTGGCGTTCTCCTTTAAATTGAGCACTTTTACTTGGGATTTTTCCGGTCTTAAGTCGATGCCAGACAAATCATTAATGTCTCAGATTAAAGATACCATGCTGTTTACTGTGTGGGTCTTTATCGGTGTGGAAGGGGCTGTGGTGGTATCTAGCCGGGCCCGTAACCGCAAAGATGTTGGCCGGGCGACAATACTTGGGTTGTTAACCACGCTATTTATTTATGTCATGGTCAGTTTGTTGTCCATGGGCGTGATTAAAACCCCTGAATTGGCAGCCATGCAAAACCCATCGGCAGCGCAGGTATTACAAGTGGTCATTGGTCCTGTGGGGTTGTGGATTATTGGTCTTGGTCTGATTATCTCTGTGTGCGGCGCTTATCTGAGCTGGACTTTATTGGCCAATGAATCCCCTTATATTGGCGCGAAAGAAAAGATGTTCCCCAGTGTTTTTGGTAAAACCAATGCGAAAGGGACGCCGAAAAATATCCTGTTGGTGTCCAATGCTGTTGTGCAGTTGGTGCTTGTGTGGGTCACTATCGCGGGGGGGACATATGACTCATTGCTGAATGTAGCTTCAGAAATGATTTTGGTGCCTTACCTGTTTGTTGCTGCATATGCATTGAAATCTGGTCTGCAGGATGGTTGCCGTAAACGGGCATTTGTTGGCGGGATGGCTACCTTGTATGGCGTGTGGCTATTGTATGCTGCCGGACTACATCATCTGCTGCTGACCAGCTTACTGTATATGCCTGGCGTGGTATTTTACATCATGGCTAAGCGGGAATACGGCGAAAACTGGTTTGCTGGCAATAACCGCTGGGTGATCTTGGGGCTGATGGCAGTATCTATTGGCGCTGCCTTAGTGATTTTATAA
- a CDS encoding HAD family hydrolase, giving the protein MPVIQHSGAQLRHIHGVIFDLDGTLATSNPDFTALRSELNIPYGTDILSHLDAIACDKQRQWAHGVVGRYEMQSAAAADWIPGASELVDYLSGQHLPMAILTRNIRQAAAITLSRLKCPINLLLTREDALPKPSADGIFQICRQWQIPPHNILYVGDYQYDLQAAHDAGAMSLLFCPEMPWPEYAELADWVTDDYLDFIALLRCVRQGA; this is encoded by the coding sequence ATGCCGGTGATTCAACATTCCGGTGCTCAACTGCGTCATATTCATGGTGTGATCTTTGATCTTGACGGTACTTTAGCGACATCTAATCCTGATTTTACTGCGCTGCGTTCAGAGCTAAATATTCCCTATGGGACAGATATTCTCAGCCATCTGGATGCAATTGCCTGTGATAAACAGCGGCAATGGGCTCATGGTGTGGTTGGACGTTATGAAATGCAAAGCGCTGCGGCTGCGGATTGGATTCCTGGCGCTAGCGAATTAGTCGATTATCTCTCTGGGCAGCATCTGCCTATGGCAATTTTAACCCGTAATATTCGTCAGGCTGCGGCGATCACGCTTTCCCGGTTAAAATGCCCGATCAATTTATTACTCACCCGTGAAGATGCCTTACCAAAGCCTTCTGCTGATGGTATTTTTCAAATTTGTCGTCAATGGCAAATACCGCCACATAATATTCTCTATGTGGGGGATTACCAGTATGACTTACAGGCTGCCCATGATGCTGGGGCTATGAGTTTACTCTTTTGTCCAGAAATGCCTTGGCCTGAATATGCAGAGCTAGCCGATTGGGTGACGGATGATTATTTAGATTTTATCGCGCTGCTGCGTTGTGTACGGCAAGGTGCATAA
- a CDS encoding DEAD/DEAH box helicase, with the protein MSSSEKTFRELGLSEPLLRALDELGYEKPTPIQAASIDPLMEGRDILGQAQTGTGKTGAFALPLLNAIDHTLNAPQILVLAPTRELAVQVAEAFSSYAKFMKGFHVLPIYGGQSMYQQLQALRRGPQVVVGTPGRVMDHMRRGTLKLDTLRALVLDEADEMLKMGFIDDIEWILEHTPEQRQLALFSATMPEQIKRVASKHLTNPAQISIAASHTTVDSIEQCFVQVSQHNKLEALVRVLEVENTEGIIIFVRTRNSCVELAEKLEARGYAASPLHGDMNQQARERAVDQLKNGKLDILIATDVAARGLDVERIGHVVNYDIPYDTEAYVHRIGRTGRAGRTGMAILFVTNREMRMLRTIERATNSRISPMKVPSPETVAERRLSRLGEQVAEIINTESLDFMQAAVAQLCQQLEVSTDALAAALLYQVQKERPLQLPPMQERQRDNREERGSREERGNREGRERRPRPTAEMLGSAEPLKDNPDMKMCRYVIEVGRESGVGVGNIVGAIANEANIDSRYIGQIQLFDSVTTVDLPDGMPKEVLQHLTKVRVCGRPLNIREVTENMVFEDRGHSAPRRRRPQGDRRSQGDRRPQGDRRPQGDRRPQGDRRGQGQGQGDYNKKPHRKGGQQRDRD; encoded by the coding sequence ATGTCATCCAGTGAAAAAACTTTCCGCGAGCTCGGCCTTTCCGAGCCTCTGTTGCGCGCTCTTGACGAGCTAGGCTACGAGAAACCAACCCCTATCCAGGCAGCCAGTATCGATCCGCTGATGGAAGGCCGCGACATTCTCGGTCAAGCGCAGACAGGTACCGGGAAAACCGGCGCATTTGCGCTGCCACTGCTTAATGCCATCGACCATACTCTGAATGCCCCTCAGATCTTGGTATTGGCTCCTACCCGCGAATTGGCTGTTCAGGTTGCCGAAGCATTCAGCAGCTACGCCAAATTTATGAAAGGCTTCCATGTACTGCCAATTTACGGCGGACAAAGCATGTACCAACAGCTGCAGGCACTGCGCCGCGGTCCTCAGGTTGTGGTGGGTACACCAGGCCGTGTTATGGACCACATGCGTCGTGGCACCCTGAAACTGGACACCCTGCGCGCCCTAGTATTGGACGAAGCAGATGAAATGCTGAAAATGGGCTTCATCGACGATATCGAATGGATCCTGGAGCACACCCCAGAACAACGTCAATTGGCACTGTTCTCTGCCACCATGCCAGAGCAGATCAAGCGTGTTGCTAGCAAGCATTTAACCAATCCTGCGCAAATCAGCATTGCAGCCAGCCACACTACAGTTGACTCTATCGAACAGTGTTTCGTGCAAGTCTCTCAGCACAACAAACTGGAAGCTCTGGTTCGCGTGCTGGAAGTGGAAAACACCGAAGGTATTATCATCTTCGTTCGTACTCGTAATTCTTGTGTGGAACTGGCTGAGAAGCTGGAAGCCCGGGGTTACGCAGCATCGCCACTACACGGTGATATGAACCAGCAGGCGCGTGAACGTGCGGTTGATCAGCTGAAAAATGGTAAGCTAGATATTCTGATTGCCACTGACGTTGCGGCTCGTGGTCTAGACGTTGAGCGTATCGGTCACGTAGTTAACTACGACATTCCATACGACACTGAAGCTTACGTTCACCGTATCGGTCGTACTGGTCGTGCTGGTCGTACCGGTATGGCAATTCTGTTTGTGACTAACCGTGAAATGCGTATGCTGCGCACCATCGAGCGTGCAACTAACAGCCGTATCTCACCAATGAAGGTACCAAGCCCTGAAACCGTAGCTGAACGTCGTCTGTCTCGCTTAGGTGAGCAGGTAGCTGAAATCATCAATACCGAGTCTCTGGACTTTATGCAAGCAGCCGTTGCACAACTGTGTCAGCAACTGGAAGTCAGCACTGATGCTCTAGCTGCTGCGCTGCTGTATCAAGTACAGAAAGAACGTCCTTTGCAATTGCCACCAATGCAAGAGCGTCAGCGTGATAATCGCGAAGAACGTGGTAGTCGCGAAGAACGCGGTAACCGTGAAGGTCGTGAGCGTCGTCCTCGTCCAACCGCAGAAATGCTGGGCAGTGCTGAGCCACTGAAAGATAACCCAGACATGAAGATGTGCCGTTATGTGATCGAGGTAGGCCGTGAAAGTGGTGTCGGTGTCGGCAATATCGTTGGTGCTATTGCCAATGAAGCCAATATCGACAGCCGTTATATCGGTCAAATCCAACTGTTTGACTCTGTTACTACAGTTGATCTGCCTGACGGAATGCCAAAAGAAGTTCTGCAGCACCTGACGAAGGTACGCGTATGCGGTCGTCCACTGAACATCCGTGAAGTGACTGAAAACATGGTCTTTGAAGATCGCGGCCACAGTGCACCACGTCGTCGCCGTCCTCAAGGTGACCGTCGTTCTCAAGGTGATCGCCGCCCTCAAGGTGACCGCCGCCCTCAAGGTGACCGTCGTCCACAAGGCGATCGTCGCGGTCAAGGTCAAGGTCAAGGTGATTACAACAAAAAGCCACACCGTAAGGGTGGTCAGCAACGTGATCGCGACTGA
- the purD gene encoding phosphoribosylamine--glycine ligase has translation MNVLVIGGGGREHALAWKVAQSAKVERVFVAPGNAGTAQEAKLENIAIADTDLPALLAFAQQHQVALTLVGPETPLVMGIVDAFQAAGLTIFGPSKAAAQLEGSKAFSKDFLARHHIPTAQYQNFTQSAPAKDYVKQLAAETGFPVVIKADGLAAGKGVIIAANQAEADAAIDDMLQGNRFGDAGSRVVIEEFLRGEEASFIVMVDGSHILPMATSQDHKARDNADNGPNTGGMGAYSPAPVVTPAIHHWVMEHIIAPTVEGMASEGMPYTGFLYAGLMIDSQGKAKVLEYNCRFGDPETQPIMMRLQSDLTDLCLAACQGKLDAMQAHYDPRAAVGVVMAAGGYPLDYRKGDIIDGLTMTAGDNGNRHPETKVFHAGTRAQNGHIVTDGGRVLCATALGDTVTQAQQAAYGVVDNIHWDDVFFRTDIGYRAIAREQ, from the coding sequence ATGAATGTACTGGTCATTGGCGGCGGAGGCCGCGAACATGCACTGGCTTGGAAAGTCGCCCAGAGTGCTAAAGTTGAGCGGGTTTTTGTTGCACCAGGCAATGCCGGCACGGCGCAAGAAGCCAAATTGGAAAACATCGCCATTGCCGATACCGATCTCCCGGCGCTATTGGCATTTGCCCAACAACACCAAGTAGCACTGACCCTTGTCGGCCCGGAAACCCCCTTGGTCATGGGTATCGTCGATGCCTTTCAGGCCGCGGGACTCACCATTTTCGGCCCCAGTAAAGCTGCTGCGCAATTGGAAGGCTCTAAAGCATTCAGTAAAGATTTTCTTGCTCGGCACCACATCCCAACCGCTCAGTATCAGAACTTTACCCAATCCGCCCCGGCCAAAGATTATGTCAAGCAGCTGGCAGCAGAAACCGGCTTTCCCGTGGTGATTAAAGCCGATGGTCTGGCTGCCGGTAAAGGCGTGATTATCGCTGCCAACCAAGCAGAAGCCGATGCCGCCATTGATGATATGCTGCAGGGCAATCGGTTTGGCGATGCCGGTAGCCGGGTAGTAATTGAAGAGTTCCTGCGCGGAGAAGAAGCCAGTTTTATTGTAATGGTGGATGGCAGCCATATTCTGCCCATGGCCACCAGTCAGGATCATAAAGCCAGAGACAATGCTGATAATGGCCCCAATACCGGTGGAATGGGGGCTTATTCCCCTGCGCCAGTGGTAACACCCGCGATTCATCACTGGGTAATGGAACACATTATCGCCCCAACCGTGGAAGGCATGGCATCAGAAGGCATGCCCTATACCGGCTTTCTCTACGCGGGATTAATGATTGACTCACAGGGCAAAGCTAAGGTGCTGGAATATAACTGCCGCTTTGGTGATCCGGAAACTCAACCCATTATGATGCGACTGCAGTCGGATCTTACCGACTTATGTTTAGCAGCTTGTCAGGGCAAGTTAGACGCCATGCAGGCTCACTACGATCCCCGCGCCGCGGTTGGCGTAGTGATGGCCGCCGGGGGCTATCCTCTGGACTACCGCAAGGGAGATATCATTGATGGACTGACAATGACAGCCGGTGACAATGGGAATAGGCATCCGGAAACGAAAGTCTTTCATGCCGGAACTAGAGCGCAAAACGGCCACATTGTCACCGATGGTGGCCGGGTATTGTGTGCAACTGCATTGGGCGACACTGTCACCCAAGCTCAACAAGCTGCCTATGGTGTAGTAGATAACATCCATTGGGATGATGTGTTCTTCCGTACCGATATCGGTTACCGGGCAATCGCCAGAGAGCAGTAA
- the purH gene encoding bifunctional phosphoribosylaminoimidazolecarboxamide formyltransferase/IMP cyclohydrolase — translation MTTASPIRRALLSVSDKTGIVEFAQALHQQGVELLSTGGTAKLLAEHNLPVIEVSNYTGHPEIMAGRVKTLHPKIHGGILARRGIDDAITAELGIGPIDLVAVNLYPFAQTVADPTCSLEDAIENIDIGGPTMVRAAAKNHRDVTIVVNAADYHSVLAEMAEHQGATTQQTRFDLAIAAFEHTAAYDGMIANYFGTKVADQAGEISPQFPRTFNGQWHRKQTLRYGENSHQHAAFYVDSTQLEASVATAEQLQGKALSYNNIADTDAALECVKSFTAPACVIVKHANPCGVALGDNLLEAYQRAFSTDPTSAFGGIIAFNRELDAQTASAIIERQFVEVIIAPQINPAAREIVAQKANVRLLASGQWQQPAQTLDYKRVTGGLLVQERDLGMITADDLTLVSKRAPSASELADLLFCWQVAKFVKSNAIVYAKDGMTIGVGAGQMSRVYSAKIAGIKAADEQLQVAGSVMASDAFFPFRDGIDAAAQAGIRCIIQPGGSIRDEEIIAAADEHDIAMVFTGMRHFRH, via the coding sequence ATGACCACTGCAAGCCCCATCCGCCGCGCGCTGCTCAGCGTCTCTGATAAAACCGGAATTGTTGAATTTGCCCAAGCCCTTCACCAGCAAGGCGTAGAACTGCTTTCCACCGGCGGTACTGCTAAACTGCTGGCGGAGCATAATCTGCCGGTCATTGAGGTTTCCAACTATACCGGTCACCCAGAAATTATGGCGGGCCGGGTAAAAACTCTGCACCCCAAAATCCACGGCGGTATTCTGGCGCGTCGCGGTATTGATGATGCCATTACCGCAGAACTGGGCATTGGCCCAATCGATCTGGTCGCCGTCAACCTCTACCCCTTTGCACAAACCGTGGCAGATCCCACCTGTTCTTTGGAAGACGCCATTGAAAACATTGATATTGGCGGCCCGACGATGGTGCGAGCGGCAGCCAAAAATCACCGGGATGTCACCATAGTGGTCAATGCCGCTGATTACCATAGCGTCTTAGCCGAAATGGCCGAGCATCAAGGTGCGACCACCCAACAAACTCGCTTTGACTTAGCCATCGCGGCCTTTGAACATACCGCAGCCTATGATGGCATGATCGCCAATTACTTTGGCACTAAGGTCGCGGATCAGGCAGGCGAAATTAGCCCGCAATTTCCCCGTACCTTTAATGGCCAGTGGCACAGAAAACAAACATTGCGCTATGGCGAAAATAGTCACCAACACGCTGCATTTTATGTCGACAGTACGCAACTAGAAGCCAGTGTTGCCACAGCGGAGCAACTGCAAGGCAAAGCACTTTCTTACAACAATATTGCCGATACTGATGCGGCATTAGAGTGCGTGAAATCTTTTACAGCGCCAGCCTGCGTCATCGTCAAACACGCCAACCCTTGCGGTGTTGCCCTGGGTGATAACCTGCTCGAGGCTTATCAACGCGCCTTTAGTACCGATCCCACCTCGGCTTTCGGCGGTATTATCGCTTTTAACCGCGAGTTAGATGCCCAAACTGCTAGCGCCATTATCGAGCGCCAATTTGTTGAGGTGATTATTGCCCCACAGATCAACCCTGCCGCCCGGGAAATTGTGGCGCAGAAAGCCAATGTGCGCTTACTGGCATCAGGCCAATGGCAACAACCAGCGCAAACGCTGGATTACAAGCGAGTCACCGGCGGCTTATTGGTACAGGAGCGAGATCTGGGCATGATCACCGCTGACGATTTAACCCTGGTGAGCAAACGTGCGCCCAGCGCCAGTGAATTAGCTGATTTATTGTTCTGCTGGCAGGTGGCCAAATTTGTTAAATCCAATGCCATTGTCTACGCCAAAGACGGCATGACCATCGGGGTCGGCGCCGGACAAATGAGCCGGGTATACAGTGCCAAAATTGCCGGGATAAAAGCAGCCGATGAACAACTTCAGGTCGCCGGTTCAGTGATGGCCTCTGACGCTTTTTTCCCATTCCGTGATGGTATTGATGCTGCGGCGCAGGCAGGGATACGCTGCATCATCCAACCCGGCGGCTCCATCCGAGATGAAGAAATTATTGCCGCAGCAGACGAACACGACATCGCCATGGTCTTTACCGGCATGCGCCATTTCCGCCACTAA
- the zntR gene encoding Zn(2+)-responsive transcriptional regulator, with product MYRIGELAQLCAVKTDTLRFYEKHGLLAPSMRTDSGYRMYSDTDANRLKFILRAKAVGFTLGEITELLSIELNKAQWACADVKGMVDGKLAQVEAKIAELNAFKATLETLSHACCGGPESAEHCSILAALESSLTEVRCEDPGCSCNHQQAGRS from the coding sequence ATGTACCGAATCGGCGAATTGGCACAATTGTGCGCAGTGAAAACCGATACCCTGCGTTTTTATGAAAAGCATGGGCTGCTGGCACCCTCTATGCGTACTGATTCTGGCTACCGTATGTACAGTGATACAGATGCTAACCGGTTGAAATTTATTCTGCGGGCGAAAGCTGTGGGCTTTACCTTGGGGGAAATTACCGAACTCTTGTCCATTGAGCTGAATAAAGCGCAGTGGGCTTGTGCTGATGTCAAAGGCATGGTGGACGGTAAGTTGGCTCAGGTAGAGGCCAAAATTGCGGAGTTAAATGCCTTTAAGGCAACGCTAGAAACGCTGTCTCACGCCTGCTGTGGCGGGCCGGAGAGCGCGGAGCATTGCTCGATCCTGGCGGCACTGGAGTCATCTTTGACGGAAGTGCGCTGTGAGGACCCGGGCTGCAGTTGCAACCATCAACAAGCGGGCCGGTCATAA
- a CDS encoding SO_0444 family Cu/Zn efflux transporter — MLLQNFIALFLESAPWLLLGLILAGLLKVFVPMSWMHNQLGGHGLKTTVKAALFGAPLPLCSCGVIPAAVGLRRSGASKAATTSFMVSTPETGIDSVSVSYVLLGPFMAIVRPIAAVISAIVAGLLVGRDDDDGVIASTPKEKPVAEKAACCSSDTQPQARFTPVDACCQDTPSLMQPVASGSSCCSSKAAETTTTSSCCGGHGAEHSHQHHHGHQGDSCCSSTQDTAAELQGTSILYRIGKALQFAATDLVRDTTVWLLVGLFFAALVQTYVPADFLSKWGNGILAMLVMVVISVPMYICATASTPIAAGLLLAGVSPGAVLVFMMAGPATNIATLGVVAKELGKRALWGYLGGVLGVALLSGILVNYLVATFGFEVMPQIGEHHELLPAWLVAGSGILLAVLMGRVLLAKLPRSWWRRDCCS, encoded by the coding sequence ATGTTATTGCAGAACTTTATCGCGCTTTTTTTAGAATCCGCCCCCTGGCTGCTGTTAGGACTGATATTGGCGGGTCTGTTGAAAGTTTTTGTTCCCATGAGCTGGATGCACAACCAGTTGGGTGGACACGGATTAAAAACCACAGTGAAAGCCGCTCTATTTGGAGCGCCATTACCTTTATGTTCCTGCGGGGTGATCCCTGCTGCGGTAGGATTGCGTCGCAGTGGCGCTTCCAAAGCTGCGACCACCTCGTTTATGGTCTCCACTCCGGAAACCGGTATTGATTCTGTCAGTGTGTCCTACGTACTACTTGGTCCTTTTATGGCGATTGTGCGGCCGATTGCTGCCGTGATCAGTGCCATCGTTGCGGGTCTGTTGGTTGGGCGTGATGATGATGACGGAGTGATTGCGAGTACTCCTAAAGAGAAACCGGTTGCGGAAAAGGCGGCTTGTTGCAGTAGCGATACTCAACCTCAGGCGCGGTTTACACCTGTGGATGCCTGTTGTCAGGATACCCCATCACTGATGCAACCGGTTGCATCAGGTTCATCTTGCTGCAGCAGCAAAGCTGCGGAGACGACTACGACATCTTCTTGCTGTGGTGGTCATGGTGCAGAGCATAGCCATCAGCATCATCATGGACATCAGGGGGACAGCTGTTGTAGCAGTACCCAGGATACGGCTGCCGAGCTGCAAGGTACATCGATACTTTACCGTATTGGTAAAGCGCTACAATTTGCGGCAACTGATCTGGTGCGTGATACCACAGTATGGTTATTAGTCGGGCTGTTTTTTGCTGCATTGGTGCAGACTTATGTGCCAGCGGATTTTCTATCTAAGTGGGGTAACGGTATTTTAGCCATGCTGGTGATGGTGGTGATTTCTGTTCCCATGTATATCTGTGCCACGGCGTCTACACCGATAGCGGCAGGTTTGCTATTGGCAGGGGTATCGCCTGGTGCAGTGCTGGTGTTTATGATGGCCGGTCCAGCAACTAATATCGCGACTTTGGGCGTAGTTGCAAAAGAGTTAGGTAAACGCGCATTGTGGGGCTATCTCGGCGGTGTGCTCGGTGTGGCGCTGTTGTCTGGCATCTTGGTTAACTATCTGGTGGCGACCTTTGGGTTTGAAGTGATGCCTCAAATTGGTGAGCACCATGAACTCTTACCCGCTTGGCTGGTAGCTGGTAGCGGCATTTTACTCGCTGTTCTGATGGGGCGGGTATTGCTGGCTAAATTGCCACGTAGCTGGTGGCGTCGAGATTGCTGTTCATAG
- a CDS encoding cytochrome c3 family protein, protein MKYHHELEAVTGTNIKQGCSTHCHAAHGSKWTPAYQTPSLNAPCFACHLDKQGPFKHEHAGTKGNCTQCHDPHGTNDAHLLRPDLSNHCATCHQQDDVLSRSHAKLIHGYN, encoded by the coding sequence ATGAAATATCACCATGAACTGGAGGCTGTCACGGGCACAAATATCAAACAGGGATGCTCTACCCATTGTCATGCTGCCCATGGCAGTAAATGGACTCCGGCCTACCAGACCCCATCCCTCAATGCCCCTTGTTTTGCATGCCACCTCGATAAACAAGGACCATTTAAACATGAACATGCAGGCACAAAAGGGAACTGTACCCAATGCCATGATCCCCATGGAACAAACGATGCTCACTTATTACGCCCGGACTTGTCCAACCACTGCGCCACCTGTCATCAACAGGATGATGTCCTATCACGTAGCCATGCAAAATTAATACACGGCTACAATTGA